A part of Candidatus Rokuibacteriota bacterium genomic DNA contains:
- a CDS encoding DUF2292 domain-containing protein, with protein MREALFLLGALARVKERKFGRLAVTVSDGRVVDVELTEKIERKVLQSF; from the coding sequence ATGCGCGAAGCCCTGTTCCTGCTCGGAGCACTTGCCCGCGTGAAGGAGCGCAAGTTCGGCCGGCTCGCGGTGACGGTGAGCGATGGGCGGGTGGTCGACGTCGAGCTAACAGAAAAGATCGAACGAAAAGTGTTGCAGAGCTTCTGA